From the genome of Culicoidibacter larvae:
TACCAGTATTTGCCGGATACATTGCTTATAGTATTGCTGATCGACCAGGTTTAGTTGCCGGGTTTGTAGCTGGTGGTATTGCAGCTGGTGGTGGTGCAATTGTTGTGAGCTTAGGTGAAGCAATTGGTATTACTGGTTTATCTGATGCCAGTGCCGGATTCCTTGGCGCTTTAGTTGGTGGTTTCTTGGCTGGTTACGTAGTACTGGGAATTAAAGCATTATTCAAAAACTTGCCAAAAGTGTTTGATGGCATTAAAACAATTCTTATTTATCCAGTGTTAACAGTTATCATTGTCGGCATTCTGATGGTCGTTATTACTATTCCAATGGGATGGTTGAATACTTGGCTGAATGACTTCTTAAATGGTTTAAGCGGCGCCAATGCGATTCTGCTTGGATTATTGCTTGGAGCAATGATGGCAGTTGACTTAGGTGGTCCGGTAAACAAGGCAGCCTATATCTTTGCAACCGGAACATTAGCGGCAACGGTAAGCACCGGTGGTAGCGCAATTATGGCTGCAGTTATGGCAGCCGGAATGGTTCCGCCATTGGCAACGTTTGTGGCAACATTAGTATTCCGCAAAAAATTTACTTCACAAGAACGTGATGCCGGCTTAACGAACTCAGTACTGGGATTATCATTCATTACTGAGGGTGCGATTCCATTTGCAGCCGCCGACCCATTACGGATGATCCCAAGTTTCATTGCCGGAAGTGCAATTACCGGAGCAATCGTTATGTTCTTGAATATTAAAGTATTGGCACCGCATGGTGGAATTTTCGTTATCATGCTTGTGTCTAACCCATTATTCTATATTGTGGCAATTGTTGTCGGAACCTTAATTAGTGCTTTGCTGATTGGCGTGTTGCGCAAAAAACCTACAGTTTAGGGAGAAATTTAAAACCCGCGAAGCCTCGGCTTCGCGGGTTTTGTACTTTTAATACATATTTTTCATCGGCTATTCATGTACTTATACTTGCAAAATCAGTATCATTAATAATGAAATGAATATGGTTGGAGGTAAACAAATGAGAGTAGCAAAATGGATTTTGGCAATTGTTAATGGTATATGGATATTTATCTTTTTTGTAATTGCTTCTATTACACAATATGAGGTCTCACAAAAATTTATTAATGGTCAATGTCCGGCGAATCATCCGGTAGGTGATTTTGGTTGTTCTAATGGACTTACTGTTGCTGGACTGATTGGTATCAGCTTTATATTATGGTTTGTTACGATAGTGGCATTAATTGTCTTGAAGATTGTTAAGATGAATGAAAAACACCAGAATAATTAGCTTATAATAATATTTTGTTAAAAATAAATAATTTTATTAAAATTTTGTATTATAATAATTAAGTGGCGAAACCATAAGTGCCTCTGTGAGGAGGTGAAGGGATGGAGATATTAGCTCTTATAATATTGTTAATACTTCTAATACTACGTCAAATTGATGGTGGAAAAGATGATTAATGAAGGTTGAGTCACAATAAAAAGGAAGCCAAGCCCGGCTTCCTTTTTTCTGTTAACAAGATGGACTTGTTAGCTCTTATACTTCTTGATTATACAACTAATATAAAGAAAAAGCAAGAAATAAAAATATAAATGATAAAATAATAGTAATTTGATTAAAGTATCATACTGCCTTCCATATCTTCGTATTCTTCTTCAAGTTTGGATTTGCCTTGAATGATTCCGTGAGCCTCAAGCAGTTTTTCCAAACGGGGAATGAAGAAACCAAGTAATGGTCCAAGGATTAGCATGCCGATGATGGTGCCTTCGCGGATAGTGAAGGTAAGGCTGAATATTAATGTAAGTATCAGTGAAGAGATGATACAAAGGACATCGAAGCCTTGGCGAACGCGCGCGAATGGCCATTTGGTGACAGTGCTAATAGCAAGGCAGATGCCTTCGGCCGGAAAGGGCACGACATCAAGGATGACGATGAGGCTGACGCAGAAGGCCATGGTGGCGATGGCAAGAGTGAAGATGAGCAGTTGTAGTAGGTAGTTATCGATGAAAAAGTCAGTCAGTAAGCTATAAAGCGTCCAGTTGACGACAACGCCGAGCAGAAGTGAGAGCGGGATTTGCAGGAGATTAATTGGTCGAAAATTCTTTCTGAGTAAGGCAATCTGAGCTAGAAGCAGGATAACGTTGAGGCCGATGCCGATAGTTCCGATTTCAATACCGGTCATAAAATAGAGTGATTGGCAAATAGCATCCCAGGCACCAACACCAATCATCATTTTAATGGTAACAGATGCTGCCATTCCGACGCCGACAACTGCTAATAGGAATAAAGTAATCTGCAACCAATTATATTTGCTTTTTCGCTTCATAACTATAACCACCTTCTAATCTTCTTATTACCTTGATGATATACTATTATTTCTCTTTTGTGAAGTTCTAATAAGTATATAGCTAGTGCCAGGTCAGTATGACCGGCTTGGCCGGCATGCTGACCCAAATTTTCCCGAAAAGAAAGGCATTGCTTCATTTATTCACTTTTTGGTATACTTATAGCAATAGGAGAGGGTATCTATGTTTGAAAGAATTCGTGAGGAGCTGCGGAATATTGAACAAACTCATGGGGTAAAGATCTTATATGCTTGTGAGTCCGGCAGTCGCGCTTGGGGTTTTCCGTCTAAGGATAGTGATTATGATGTGCGTTTTATTTATGTGCATAAGCCGGATTGGTATTTGGCGATTGATCAGCAGTCGGATGTGATTGAGTTATCACTGGATGACGGGGTGCTGGATATGTCAGGATGGGATTTACGTAAGACCCTACAGTTGTATCGCAAATCGAATCCTAGTTTGCAGGAGTGGCTGGAGTCGCCGATTGTCTATCTGGAGCAGGATGATTTTTTACATAATATGTTGCAGTTACAAGATGAGGTGTTTTCGCCGTATGTTTGTTTCCATCATTATTTGTCAATGGCGGAGAATACGTATATGAATTATTTGATGGAAGATGAAGTGCGGGCTAAGAAGTATTTTTATGCTTTGCGACCAATCTTTGCTTGCTGGTGGATTGAAGAGAACGGTACGATGCCACCGATTCCTTTTGATGAGTTGCTGGATAGCAGTGTGCCGCGTGAGACACCGCTCTATGAGGCGATTAGTGAATTGTTATTTGCCAAGATGCAAAACGATGAGCAAGATGTTGTTCCTAAAAACCGATTGTTGAATATGTTTATCAGCGAGTGTGTTGAGGAGTTTCATGAATATGCTAAGACATTAGAGAAAACAAATCATGATGTGACACCGCTGCTAAATCGTTTTTTTATGCATACCTTAAAGAAAGCTTGGAAATAGATAAGTGAGAGGAAAAAATCCTGACCATTCTGTGGTTGGGATTTTATTTATTTTCATAACATTATAATGTTATATTGACAGACGCTTTCAAAAGCATTATAATCTAGCCATATAGTATTTATATGAATGTTTTTTTTGAAGGAGGGATTCTCATGGAAGCAGCTTTAGAGCGCTTTGGAGAAAAGCTTTTGCCATTTGCTAATGCGATTGGTAATCAGCGTCACATGCAAGCAATCCGAAATGGATTAATTGCTATTTTACCACTGACTATTGTGGGGTCGTTTTTTGTCATTTTCTTGAATTTACCGATTCCCGGGTATACTGAGTGGATTGCCCCTTATCGCGAAATTTTGGATGTACCATTTCGTTTTACAGTAGGGATTATGGCTTTGTATGCTAGTTTTACGATTGGCTCGTTTTTAGGAAAGTCTTATGGGTTAGATGATATTACCAGCGGGTTTTTGGCATCTTTAGGATTTTTATTGTTGGTTATGCCGGTTAACATCACTGAAGGTATTACCAGCGCTGGTGTTGAAATTACCGGACGATATATTCCTATTACGCCACTTTCGGCCCAAGGTTTGTTCTCGGCGATTCTAGCATCGGTAATTGCAGTTGAGATTTTTCATTTAATGAAGAAGTATAAGCTGGAAATCAGAATGCCTGAGGGAGTGCCGCCGGTAGTAACGAGTTCATTCTCGGCATTATTACCAACCTTAGTTATTATATTAGTATTCTGGATTCCGCGTCATATTTTGAATTTTGATGTGAATGGTGCATTGACTTGGTTGATTTCACCATTGCAGGTATTCTTAACCGGAGATAACTTATTTGGTGGTATATTAACAGTATTGTTGATTTGTGTCTTCTGGGTATTAGGGATTCATGGTCCGGCAGTATTGGGGCCGATTGTTCGTCCATTCTGGGATCAAGCCATTGCTCAAAACAGTGAGGCTTTCCAAGCTGGAATGAGTGCCTTCCAACTACCGAATATTTTTACCGAGCAGTTTTTGCAATGGTATTTGTGGATTGGTGGCGCAGGAACAACATTGGCATTAGTAATTATGTTTATGTTCTCGAAGTCAAAGTATCTTCGTCAGCTTGGCCGACTTTCATTTTTACCGGGATTATTTAATATTAATGAGCCAATTATTTTTGGAGCACCGATTGTTATGAATCCGATTTTGGCGGTTCCATTCATTGTGACACCGATAATCAACCTATTTATTGCGTATTTCTTTACAATAATGGATTGGGTGCCGCGAATGGTGGCCAAGGCGCCGTTTACAGTGCCGGCACCAATAGGAGCGATGATGAGTTCTAACTGGAATGTCATGTCCTTCTTCTTGGTATTAATATGTTTTGCGGTTTCGTGGGTTATATATTGGCCATTCTTCCGTATATTTGAGCGCCGTAACTTGGAGAATGAGGCGGCAGTTGAAGCCGAAGCGGAAGCTACTAAAGCAGAAGTGAATGATGCAGCAACTGCATAATTTAAAATAGAAAGAATTTGGTGAATTGATATGGATACAGTCTTATTGGGAATATTAATAGTAGCAATAATAATTGTTGCTCAAGTAGTTTTGCGTCGAGTACACTGGGTGGCGCATGCGCCGATTATTAATGTTATTTTGGCAGCATTAGCAATCATTGTCGTTACCGTAGTTATATGTATAGTGCTGGGAAATTACTTTTATGAACCAGTGATTATGGCAACAATTTTTGGGGCAACAATGATTCAGATTAATTATTCAAAGAGATTGCAACGGTATCAAGAAGCAGCTAAATAAGTAAGGGGATGTCGGGAAAATTTAATTTGACCGACATCTTTGATTTTTCATAGAAAGACGGTGTATAATATGAATAGACGATTGGGAATTTCAATTTATCCGGAACACTCGACGGTAGAGCGGGATAAGGCATACATTAAGCGCGCTGCCGAATGTGGTTTTGAGCGGGTGTTTACTTGTTTGTTATCAGCGCAGAAACCGATTGATGTGATTCGTGAAGAATTCAGTGAGACAATTGGCTTTGCCAGAAATTTAGAGATGGATGTCATTTTAGATATTGCGCCAGCAGTATTCTCCGGTTTAGGAATTAGTTATGATGATTTATCATTTTTTGCTGAACTGGGTGCCAGCGGGATCCGTTTAGATTTAGGTTTTGATGGCTTGCGCGAATCACAGTTTACTTATAACCAATATGATTTGGATATTGAAATCAACATGAGTAACAACACCAATTATGTCAATAATATTTTTTCGCATAATCCTAAGGAGACGAAATTATTAGGGTGTCATAATTTTTATCCGCAACGCTTTACCGGACTTGATTTTGATTTTTTCATTGCTTGTTCGCAACGTTTTAAAGAATTAGGATTACGTACAGCAGCATTTGTAAGCTCAGATGCAGCAACAATCGGACCATGGGACATAAATGACGGTTTATGTACTTTGGAAGAGCATCGGGAGTTGCCGATTACGACACAGGCAAAACATCTTTGGGCTACCAATTTGATTGATGACGTTATTATTGGGAATGCTTACGCCAGTGATGATGAGTTAGCGGCACTTGGCGCACTGAACCGTTATGTATTGGAGTTTGAAGTTGAAGTTGAGGCTGGAGTGAGTGCAGTCGAACGAACAATTATGTTTGATGAGCCGCATATTCGCCGTGGTGATATAAGCAGTTATATGATTCGCTCAACGCCGAGCCGGACCAAATACAAAGCTGAGCAGTTTCCGGTTCGCCCGGTAGAGAGTCATACCTGCGGTGATGTGATGATTGGTAATGACAACTTTGGCAAGTATAAAGGTGAGTTACAATTAATTTTAAAAACAATGCCAATTGATGAACGTAAGAATTTAGTTGCTCGGGTTGTTGATTACGAACGATTCTTGATTCCGTATATCGGCGCATGGAACACATTAGCATTTAAGGAAAAAACAAAATAGATAAGGAGTCTTAATGATGGGACATTTATTAAAGTCGGGGATTTTGCTTGATACCTCTCATCCGCGACATTTACAGCAAACTGACATTTTAATTGAGGATGGGAAGATTAGCCAAGTGGCGGCAAATATTGCTGCGGATGAGCATGAAGTTATTGAATTAAGCGGGAAGTATGTATCGGCGGGCTGGATTGATATGCACGCACATACGTTTACCAGTGATGGTCCGCTTAGTACTGATGCTGATCTCCTTGGTGTTGAGCAAGGCGTAAGTATGGTTATCGATGCCGGTACTGCCGGAAGCGACGACATGCCGGTCTTTTTTGAGCAGATGCAAACAAAGAAGACAAAGATTAAAGCCTTTATAAATGTTTCATCAATGGGAATTGCCAGCCGGTATGAGTTGCGGGATTTAAATCAGATTAGATTTGATGATATCCGCAACACATATAAAAACTACCAGGATTTTATTGTTGGTATTAAGGTACGTGAGAGCGGTAGTGTGGTGGGTGAAAACGGAGTGCAACCGCTTGTCCTCGGACAAACGATTGCAAAAGAACTTGGATTGCCAATCATGGTTCATATCGGCAATACGCCGCCGGAATTATTGGATATTCTAGCTTTGTTAAAGCGTGGCGATATTGTTACGCACATATATAATGGCAAAGCTAATAATATTTTCCAAGGTGGCGATGTGGTGCATCCGGATGTTATTGCAGCTCATCAGCGCGGCGTTATTTTTGATATTGGTCATGGTCGAGATAGTTTTAGTTTTGATGTGGCCCGCCGTGCGTTAGCACAAGGATTGGTGACTGATACGATTAGTACAGACGGGTATACTGAAAATTTACCGGGACCGGTAAAAAGTTTAGCTAACGTGGTAACTAAGTTTCTGCACTTAGGTATGCCGCTTGCCGATTGTATTGATAAGATTACTGCGAAGCCGGCGGCAGTGCTTGGCCTTGAGAACGGCCGTGTGCTGCCCGGACTTCCTGCTGATATAACCGTCTTTAGTGTTATTCGTGAGGAAGTTGAATTAGTAGATAGTACTGGTGCGGTTGAGATTGGGCAGCAATTCATCCAGCCGGAGATGGTATTTATTGATGGTGATAAATTTTTAGTACACCCCAAGAGTACTTGTTCACAAGCGGTTATAGAGCCGCTTGACACAGCGGAGGAGTTAAATAGTATGGAGTTAGTTGATTTAGGTGTGCGCCGGGTAATTAATGCCTCGGGGCGGATGACCAAGCTTGGGGTTTCAACACCAAGTGCGTCGGTGCTAGCAGCGATGAATCGTGGTGCCGACAGTTATGTGCTGATGGATGAATTAATTGATGCAGCCGGTCAGTTTATTGCCAGCGAGATTGGTGCGGCTGACGTTTGTGTGACAACAAGTGCTTCTAGTGGAATTGTTTTGACAATTGCTTCATTGATAGCCAAAAATAATATTGAGTATATTGAGAACCTGACGAAATATAGTTCAAAACTGCCAAATCAAGTGTTGATGCTTAAGGGACACAATGTGAATTATAATGTGCCAATCGAGACGATGGTGAATCTTGGTGGCGGTGTTATTAAAGAAGTTGGCTCAGCTAACCAGGCGTCACGTGCGCAGCTGGAAGCGGCGGTCAGCGATGATACGATTGCGCTTTTTTACGTGAAATCGCATCATACGGTGCAGAAGAATATGGTTTCGCTTGAAGACATGATTGCTGTCGCTAAGGCATATCATTTGCCATTGATTGTAGATGCTGCAGCTGAAGAAGATTTCAGTAAGTATCTGGCAATGGGCGCTGATTTGGTCATCTATAGCGGAACTAAAGCTTTATGCGGTCCGACATCGGGATTTGTAGCTGGTAGTGACGCTGAGTTGATTGCTAATATTAAAGCACAATACCGTGGCATTGGCCGGGCAATGAAGGTCGGCAAGGAAACTATTTACGGATTGGTACAGGCGGTTGCTGAGTTTATGCAGGCACCACCAAAACCAGTGGTAACCCAGACTGAACTTGAAGCGTTTATGGGCGCTGTGAATCAGATTGCCGGATTAACTGCTGAATTTGAAGATGATGAGTCCGGGCGGGCAATTGCGCGAGTGCAGATTCATGTTGATGAACGAACTGATGGTTATGGAAAAAATGCGCTCACCCTGGTCAGCGAGCTGGCCCAAGGTGAGGTAGCGATATTCACCCGTGACTACTATGCTAATGTTGGTCACTTCAGCATTGATCCGCGGCCGTTGTTGGCAGGCGACTTAGATATTATTTTAAGCCAATTACAAAATTTGCAAGGAGAATGAGTTATGAATACAAAAATTAGTTTTTATAAAGGACGAGTAGCATTGAATGTGCTGACTAATAGCCTTGAGAATGCCAAAGCAATTTATGATGCAACTGAAGGTCATGTAGTAGTAGGATTGCTTTCTGCCGACTACCCGGATGTGCCAAGTGCAATTACTGATATGAAACAATATCAAGAAGCAATTGATAATGCAATTTCAGTAGGTCTTGGTGCCGGTAATCCTAAACAGTGGCGAGCTGTGGCGGAAATTTCAGCAGTCTTAAAACCGCAACATGCTAATCAAGTATTTCCGGCAGTAGGTTTTACCCGGGCAAAGATTGATAATGATACAAGCTTCATCAATACACTAGTAAGCCCAAGCGGAACACCAGGGATGGTGAAAATTACTACCGGACCACTTTCAAGTCAAGCACCTGATGGTGTTGTACCTGTTGAATCAGCGATTGCTTTGATTAAAGACATGGGTGGTAGTTCAATTAAGTTCTTTCCAATGAAGGGTTTAGCAACTAAAGATGAATATATTGCGGTCGCAAAGGCTTGTGCGGAGCACGATTTAGCATTAGAGCCAACCGGTGGTATTGATTTGGATAACTTTGAAGAGATTGTACAAATTGCCCTTGATGCCGGAGTAAAAGAAATTATTCCTCATGTATATACTTCAATCATTGATAAAGACAGTGGTTCAACACGTATTGAAGATGTTGAAACATTATATGCAATAATCAAAAAAATAGTCTAGTATAGGAGCGATTGAGTATGCAAAAGATTGCCGGTTTCGGAGAAATTATGCAGCGACTGATGACACAGAAGTATCAGACAATTGAGCAGACGCAAGGCTTTGATGTGATGTACACCGGAACCGCCTTGAATGTTTTGGCGAGCCTGGCTTACTTTGGCTATGATACACGTATGATCAGTAAGTTGCCGGAGAATGCTTTGGGCTTTGCGGCCAGGAGTGCGGCGCAAAGTTTTGGCGTTGATATGTCAAGAGTGATTATCGGCGGCGATTACCTGGGATTGTATTTTTTAGAGCAGGGATTTGGGGTGCGGCCTTCTAAGGTTATTTATAATCGTGAGCATAGTGCATTTGTGACCTCGCATTTGGATGAATATGATTGGGATGCTATTTATCAGGATGTGACTCATGTACATTTTTGCGGGATTAGTTTTGCGGTGGCAGAAAATGTGCGTAATATTGCAGTGGCAGCGATTAAGCAGGCTAAGGAACGCGATATTGTTGTGAGTTTGGATTTTAACTATCGCCCCGGGCTTTGGAGCAAGGAAGAAGCTATTGATGTTTACTTAGGTGTTTTGCCGCTCGTTGATATTTGTTTTGCTAATCAGCGGGATTTTTCAGAATTATTGCCGTTTAGCGTGATTGATGAGACTGAGAGTTACGAGCAAATGATTGAGAAGACGATGCAAGATGTGTTCTCGAGATACCCTAATATTCAGTTGATTGCCGGAACCAAACGTTTAGTTTTAGAACCAACCTTTCATCAGTTGCAAGGATTCATTGCAACCCCTGCGACCGTAGTGTTTTCCAAGGCGTATCAATTTGATGTGCTGGAGCGAATCGGTGGTGGTGATGCATTTGTTGCCGGTGTTTTACATGGCTATTTGGGGGAAGAACCCTTGAGCTACACCGTCGAGTTCGGTGTAGCCAGTAGCGTGTACAAGCACACAATTTTAGGCGACTCAAATCGGGCTCGCATTAGTGACATTGAAAAGTTGATGAAAAGCAGTAAAAATGATATGATAGAGAGGTAAATTACGATCTGTAAGGAGAGGTTATTTACCTCTTTTTTTACATTTAGGAGGAAAACAAATGCTCGATTACCGTAAGGGGGCACCGGCATTGTATTTGCAGATTAAGGATATTTTACGCCAAGAGATTTTCGATGGCTTATATCCTCTAGGAACTTACATTCCAACCGAAACCGAATTGGAAAAAAAGTTCGATGTCAGCAAGATTACGATTCGCAAAGCAATTCAGGATTTAGAAGATGAGGGGTATCTGCTAAAGAAGAAGGGCAAAGGGACATTGGTTATTCAGAATAACTATTTTAACAAACTTTCAAAGGCCAAGTCTTATTCACAGAAACTTGAGGAATTAGGGTTTACGCTTTCAAAAGCAGAGGTTACAGTATCACGAGTGGATACCAAAACAATTCCCGGACTGGACAACTATTTTGCGACGCAGGCACTCTGTGTATCACGGGTTATTCTGGCAGATAAAGATAAACTGACATACATTCAAACTTATTTGCCGGCAACTCTGGGATTACCAGAAATTGCAAGCGGGTACAAAGATTCATTGTATCGGTTGTTATCTGACTTAGGTGCAACGATGGGGCGTTGTGAAGATCAATTTAGTGTTGAATATGCCAACAGTGAAGTTGCTGCCAAATTGAACATTCCTGCCGGGCAGGCAATTTTAAAGCGAATCAGAATCGGTTATGATCAGTTTAACCAAGTAATTGAATATTCATTAGCATACTATCCGACGACAATTCAACCTTATATTGTTGAGATGGAGAAGTAGAAAAAGGGGCACCGCTTGGCGGTGCCCCTTTTTTATAAAATAAAGCAATAAATAAGTTGGAAAACAAAAAAAATGGGATTTCATGTGTTTTATTTGCAAAGATAGAGTGCTTTACTTGTGCAATCGTGAAATCAGATTTATACTAAAATAGAAAGGTGTGAGATAAATGGAAAATTTAGCAAAGGATGCTAGCCAGTTTACTAAAGTTGAAAATAAGAAGTTGTTATCTCAGTTAGATTTTGCTGACATGCAAGATTTTGAGGATGCGCAACGGGGATTATTGGGAACAGTACCGGCTCCGGGAATAACTAATGCAAATGGAGATGTTGTTTGGTCAGTAGAGAAGTTTGCTTTTGAAGATATTGATGCAGATTGCCCTGACACGGTAAATCCAAGTCTTTGGCGTCAAGCAAAATTAAATAATATACACGGATTATTTGAAGTAACTGAGGGTATTTATCAGGTGCGTAATCTTGATCTTGCCAACATGACAATTATTGAAAGTGACACCGGTATTATCATTATTGATACAACAAGTACGGTTGATCAATCCAAAGCGGCACTGCAGTTGTATTATTCAATTCGTGGTGAGAAACCAATTAAAGCAATTTTAATTACTCACTCACATGTTGACCACTATGGTGGATTAGCAGGATTAGTGAGTCAGGAAGATATTGATTCTGGGAAAGTACCATTATATGTACCGGATGGATTCTTACTTGAAGCTATTAGCGAAAATGCTTATGTTGGGAATATTATGAGTCGCCGTATGTATAATCAGGTTGGTATTATTCTTGACGCCAGTCCAAAAGGTCAAGTGGATGAGGGATTAGGTAAAGGTGGTGCTATTAATGGTGAAGTGTCATTGTTAGTACCATCACATATAATAAAAGAAAAACGTGAGACCCATGTGATTGATGGTTTCGAGATTGAATTTATGCTAGTGCCAGGAACAGAAGCGCCTGCCGAAATGATTATGTATATGCCAAGCAAAAAAATATTATTACCGGCTGAATTAATTACTCATAATTTGCATAATGTCCTGACATTACGTGGCGCCCAAGTTCGTGACGTACGTAAATGGTGGCAAGCTATTGATGATATGATGGCAATTTATGGCGATAAGACAGATATTATTTGTGCCGTTCACCATTGGCCGACATGGGGACACGAACGTTGCATGGAATTGATGACAATCCAACGTGATACTTATAAATATATGCTTGACCAAACTTTACGTTTGATGAACTTAGGATACAACATGGTTGAGATTGCCGAAATGATGGAGTTGCCACCAAAACTAGGCAATCATTGGAGCATGCGTGGATATTATGGAACATTGAATCATGAT
Proteins encoded in this window:
- a CDS encoding alkyl/aryl-sulfatase, which codes for MENLAKDASQFTKVENKKLLSQLDFADMQDFEDAQRGLLGTVPAPGITNANGDVVWSVEKFAFEDIDADCPDTVNPSLWRQAKLNNIHGLFEVTEGIYQVRNLDLANMTIIESDTGIIIIDTTSTVDQSKAALQLYYSIRGEKPIKAILITHSHVDHYGGLAGLVSQEDIDSGKVPLYVPDGFLLEAISENAYVGNIMSRRMYNQVGIILDASPKGQVDEGLGKGGAINGEVSLLVPSHIIKEKRETHVIDGFEIEFMLVPGTEAPAEMIMYMPSKKILLPAELITHNLHNVLTLRGAQVRDVRKWWQAIDDMMAIYGDKTDIICAVHHWPTWGHERCMELMTIQRDTYKYMLDQTLRLMNLGYNMVEIAEMMELPPKLGNHWSMRGYYGTLNHDVKAIYQRYLGWFDMNPANLHPLPPVEQGKAFVEFGGGSEAVLAKVKAAYENGEYRFGAEIGKHLVFAEPDNKEAMLVLADIYEQLGYQSEAGTWRDTYLMGALELRAATAGKKITPPVGTVGVNSLNAMEDYMLLDFLSMLIVGPKIVDKPMNFKLVQPDRKSTYALEISNGVLIFHENKKLPNVDATITLNRNELSMLALKMTKPSELIASGKMTVEGNADMVEEFFTELDAFTLDINIARP